CGGCCGCGCCGACCGTCTCGAGGCCGACCGCGTGCAGGCCTGCAATCGCGAGAAAGCCGATCCAGAGGGCCAGCGACAGGTGCGCGAGCGTCCGGCGGCGGACCCGGCTTGCGTACTGTGCGAGGCTGTAGACGGCGACGACCGCGAGTGCGGTCGCCCCGATGGTCGCACCCGTCGCGTCGGCGGCCGCGGTCGCGAGGCCGGCGACGGCGAAACAGGCGAACGAGGCGGCGAGCAGGAGCCGATCCGAACGGGCGTACGCGTGGATCACGTCGGACACTGCTTTGCTGGCACGTATAGCCGGTCGAATATATAGCTGTTGGTGGCGTCCATCGTAACCGGTTCGTTCGGCCCAGGTACCGCTCTATGCCGCCGAACTTGCCGGTTCACTCGGTCTCGGGTTCGGTGTCGCTCTCGCCTTTACCCTCGTCATCCTCCTGACCGTCCTCGGCCACGGCGGGAAGCGTCACCGACACCGTCGTCCCCTCGCCGGGGCTCGAGTCGATCCGGATCTCGCCGTCGTGGCGTTCGACGATCCGCTTGCACAGCGTCAGGCCGATCCCCGTTCCGGCGTGTTCCTCGCGGCTGTGGAGCCGCTGGAACACCTCGAAGACCCGGTCCGTCTCGTCGGGATCGATGCCGATCCCGTCGTCTGCGACCGAGAGCCGCCACATCGCCCCCTCACGAGTCGCCGAAATCTCGACCGTCGGCGCCCCGTCGCCGCTGTACTCGATCGCGTTGTCCAGCAGGTTCTGGAACACCTGCCGCAACTGGCCGGCGTCGCCGCGAACGCGGGGCAGCGACTCGGCGACGATATCGGCGTCGCTCTCCTCGATCCGGAGGCCGAGATCCTGACGGACGTCCGCGAGCACCGCCTCGAGATCGACCGGCTCGAGCGGTTCGCCCTGCGTTTCGATCCGCGAGTACTCGAGGAGGCCGTCGATCATCTCGCGCATGCGCTCGGCGCCGTCGACCGCGAACTCGATGAACTCCTGGGCGTCGTCGTCGAGGTCGTCCGCATACCGATGCTCGAGGAGTTGGAGGTAACTCGTGACCATCCGCAGGGGCTCCTGGAGGTCGTGGGAGGCAGCGTAGGCGAACTGCTCTAAGCGCTCGTTCGACGCCTCGAGTCGGCGCTCGTACCGCTTGCGCTCGGTGACGTCCTGGCCGATCGCCATCCCGGAGAGGATAGTGCCGTCCTCGTCGGTAATCGGCGCCGTCTGCACGCGCCACACCTGCCCCTCGTACTCGATCTTCCGGACGAGTCGCTCGCCGTCGAAACTTTTCGCGAACATCTCCTCGAGTTCGGCGGCGACCGGCGTCGGGAAGACTTCGGACGGCCGCTGGCCCTCGAGGTCGGCCGCCGACTGCGGGATGTCCTCGAAGGCCTTCCCGTCGGCCAGCGTGTACCGCAGGTCCTCGTCGTACAGCGTGACGACGCCGTTCGGGAAGTTCTCCGCGAGCGTTCGGTACCGTTGCTCGCGCTCCTCGAGTTTGCGCTGGCGCTCCCGGCGCTCGGTGATATCGCGGAAGTACACCGAGAGCCCGGTCTCGGAGGGATAGATCTGGATCTCCATCCAGATGTCGAGCGATCCGGAGTAGCGTTCCCACGAGATCGACCGCTGGGTCTCCATCGCCTCGTGGTACCGGTCGATGAGTTCCGATCGGGTGCCGCCGGGGAAGACGTCCCAGACGACCTCGCCGACGAGTTCTTCGCGCGGATACCCGAGCAGTTCCTCGGCGCGCTCGTTGACGTGCGTGAACCGCCACTCCTCGTCGAGCGCGTAGAAGCCGTCGGAGATGCGCCCGAGGATTTCGCTCAACTCGGTCTCGAGATCGTGTTTACGTCGCTGCAGTCGGCGTTCGGTTTCGATGCGATCGAACGCCGCCTCGAGACTCGACGCGGCGATCGCCGCGAGCGAGAGGTCGCCCTCGTCGAACGCGTCCCGTTGTCGCGAGCCGGCGATGACGACCCCGTAGTCGCCGACCGGCAGGACGAGTTCGCTCCGAATCGGCGTGTCGGGGTTGTAGACGTCGGGATCCGATCTGACGTCGGCGAACAGTTCGGGCTCGCCGGACTCGAACACGCGCCAGGCGATGCCCTCCCCGCGCTCGAACGTCGGCGGTTCCTCGAACAGGTTCGCCGCGGGTTCGGACTGTCGCAGCGGCCGGAGCGCGTCTCGCTCGGAATCGTAGGTGAAGACGCCGTTGATCTCGAGGCCGAGCGTCTCCCGCAGACTCCGGCAGGCCCGTTCGGCGGCCGCCTCGTTCGAATCCGCCTCGATCCAGTCGCGGACGGCCGCGTTCAGCCGTCGCAACTGGTCGATGCGGCGGTGGCGGTCGGTCACGTCGTAGTAGCATTCGATCCGCCCGCCGGCGTACGGGCCGGACTCGATCGGCCGGCTGCGGTGCTCGAGCCAGCGCTCGTCGCGGTCCTCGCCGGCGGTCACGCGACACTCGAATCGCTCGCGGTCGGTCCCGTCGTAAGTCGCGAGGACGGTGTCGCGAAACCCCTCGGGATCCGCGGTCCGGTCCCGGATCGACTCCTCGACGACCCGGAGCTTGTCCCGGCCGAGCAGCGCCGCACGCTCGAGGCCGAAGTACTGCTCGATCGTCTCGTTAGCCCACGCGACCTGCCGGTCGGCGTCGAGGACGAAGATGCCGACGTCGGCTTCGTCCAGAACCGGCACGAGCGAGCCCGGATCGTCCGGGACGGGCGTCGTCGCTGCGTACTCCTGCGCGTCGTCGTGCCGGTATTCGACGCCGTCGTCGCCCTCCTCACCCGCGCGCTCGTCCCGTTCGCGGACGATTCCAATAACTGCGCGTCGACGATGGCGGGATTCGTTTGCATCCCCCTCGTGCCGCTCGTTTTCGGACTGCGAGTCCGATTCTCCCTCGTCGATCCAGAACACGTTGAGCCGAACTTCGCAGGGAACGGTCGCGCCGTCGACGGTCCGGAGATCGAGCTCGAGGGTCGCGACGGATCTCCCGTTCGCGCCGGCGCCGGCGGTTTCGCTTTCGGGTTCGCGGTCGTCGGCCTGTGCTCGCACGCGGCGCTCGAAGTGGGGAACAGCGTCCGTCTCGAGCAGCACGGAGACCGGTTCGTCGAGGACGGCCGCCCGGTCGTGGCCGGTCAACTCGAGGAGCACGTCGTCGATCGCGACCAGCCGGTTCGCGCCGTCCAACTGGAAGACACCGCCGTCGACGGCGTCGACGAGCGCCCGGTAGTACTGACTGCCCGGGTGCTCGCCGCCGTCCGCCCAGAACGCCGGTGTCGGTTCCGTCGACGGTGCCCGTTCGCTCATTAGCCGTGAAAGGCCGCATGGACGCATAAGTCCAGCGGCGGTGGGAACCGAGTCGTCGGTGGGCTACTCGTCGTCGGCGAGGAGACGCGCTTCGGGCGACGGCCGTCCGGGGTGGATGCCGTAGCGCGCGAAGCCGTACAGCACCGTCAGGGCGACTGCACAGCAAACCAGCGCACCGACGATCGACTCGAGGGCGAGGCCGACGACCGGTCCGGCGAACGCGTCGCCGGCGGCCGCGGCAGCGTCGCTTTTCGGGGCCGTCGCAAGCGCGTACGGGAGGAAGGCGACGAACGCGAGCGCCCACCACCGTTTCGCCGCGATGCGGAGTCGGTCGACGCCGTACTCGCGAGCGGCGTTGGTGACGCCCGCGATTCCGACGGCCAGTAACAGGAGTGCGGGAACCAGTCGGGACGGCGAGTTCAACACCGTATTAACCGCGACGCCGGCGGCGGCGAGCGCGACGGAACCGACGAGGGACGCCGAGGTGGGGACCGAGATCGATCGAGTCATCGCTGCGGACCGGTAGCGAGCCCTTGGACAAAACTCTCGCGAATCGCTCGCGCTTCCGCGTCGCGCCGCGGTCCGCCGCTCGAGCGCGGCCGACAACAAAGAACGTATTACCGGCGGCGACGAGTCGAACGTGAGAACGAATGAGGACCAGGGCACGGGCGGGGCAGGCGAATCGACCGTTCGCTGATACGGGTGCAGCAGCCGCACCCCGACTGCGGCTCGAGAGGGGTGAACCGTGCAGTTCCTAACGCGACTCTGGAAACGACACGTTCGCGGGGAACCCGACGGCTACCGGGCGTACGTCTCGCTGCCGACCGCCGACCGGTCGTTCGGCGAGGTTCACGACTGTATCGAACGCCTCGAGCACGTCTTCGAGGGACGAGTCGACGTGTACGCGCGCGTCGACGGCGTCGCGGCGGTCTCCGATTGCGTCCCCGCCGACCAGTTCGACGGCGACGCCTTCGAGGCCGCGCTCGAGCGCCTCGAGTCGTGCTACGCCGAGACCCACTCGGTGGCGCGCCTCGAGAAGTGGCGGCGGATCGACGGTCGGCTCGTCAAGTCCTACGTCGTCGTTCCGGTCAAGCCGCTCTTTCCGCGCGATCGGACGGACGACGCGCCGGCGATCCGATCGCCTGCGGAGTGACGAGCGCGAGAAAAGCAGGACGGCGATGGCGGTCGTCGCGCGACGCAGTGACTCAGTCGTCGTCGCTCGGGCCGGGACCGGCGCCGGCTCCGGGCTCGCGGTCGGACCTAGAGGAGGGACTGCCGGATCGATCACGGCCGGCCGATTGGCCGCCAGACTCCTCGTCCGGCGCGACGGAGGCGGTCCGTCCCATCCAGCTGTCGATGTTGTCGGCGACGTAGTCCTTGCCGCCCCAGCCGAACGCGACGCCGGCGCCGATGGCGACCGCCGCGGCGAGTCCCCACGCGAGCGCTCTCGCGAAGAC
This portion of the Halopiger aswanensis genome encodes:
- a CDS encoding PAS domain-containing protein, with the protein product MSERAPSTEPTPAFWADGGEHPGSQYYRALVDAVDGGVFQLDGANRLVAIDDVLLELTGHDRAAVLDEPVSVLLETDAVPHFERRVRAQADDREPESETAGAGANGRSVATLELDLRTVDGATVPCEVRLNVFWIDEGESDSQSENERHEGDANESRHRRRAVIGIVRERDERAGEEGDDGVEYRHDDAQEYAATTPVPDDPGSLVPVLDEADVGIFVLDADRQVAWANETIEQYFGLERAALLGRDKLRVVEESIRDRTADPEGFRDTVLATYDGTDRERFECRVTAGEDRDERWLEHRSRPIESGPYAGGRIECYYDVTDRHRRIDQLRRLNAAVRDWIEADSNEAAAERACRSLRETLGLEINGVFTYDSERDALRPLRQSEPAANLFEEPPTFERGEGIAWRVFESGEPELFADVRSDPDVYNPDTPIRSELVLPVGDYGVVIAGSRQRDAFDEGDLSLAAIAASSLEAAFDRIETERRLQRRKHDLETELSEILGRISDGFYALDEEWRFTHVNERAEELLGYPREELVGEVVWDVFPGGTRSELIDRYHEAMETQRSISWERYSGSLDIWMEIQIYPSETGLSVYFRDITERRERQRKLEEREQRYRTLAENFPNGVVTLYDEDLRYTLADGKAFEDIPQSAADLEGQRPSEVFPTPVAAELEEMFAKSFDGERLVRKIEYEGQVWRVQTAPITDEDGTILSGMAIGQDVTERKRYERRLEASNERLEQFAYAASHDLQEPLRMVTSYLQLLEHRYADDLDDDAQEFIEFAVDGAERMREMIDGLLEYSRIETQGEPLEPVDLEAVLADVRQDLGLRIEESDADIVAESLPRVRGDAGQLRQVFQNLLDNAIEYSGDGAPTVEISATREGAMWRLSVADDGIGIDPDETDRVFEVFQRLHSREEHAGTGIGLTLCKRIVERHDGEIRIDSSPGEGTTVSVTLPAVAEDGQEDDEGKGESDTEPETE
- a CDS encoding DUF1467 domain-containing protein; translated protein: MTRSISVPTSASLVGSVALAAAGVAVNTVLNSPSRLVPALLLLAVGIAGVTNAAREYGVDRLRIAAKRWWALAFVAFLPYALATAPKSDAAAAAGDAFAGPVVGLALESIVGALVCCAVALTVLYGFARYGIHPGRPSPEARLLADDE